The following are from one region of the Rhizobacter sp. AJA081-3 genome:
- a CDS encoding FMN-binding negative transcriptional regulator — MYLPKHFEETRVEVMHALMAAHPLGLLVTNGADGLQANSIPFMVDPNPAPNGTMIAHVARANPLWRESAGTPVLVVFQGPQAYVSPSGYPSKAEHGKVVPTWNYIMVQARGRLRAIDDAAHLHALVSRLTATHEAGRNKPWAVDDAPRDYIDATLKAIVGIEIEIEALVGKWKVSQNRGTADRQGVARMLAAEGGEAAEVAQQVMRPGRA, encoded by the coding sequence ATGTACCTGCCCAAGCACTTCGAGGAGACGCGTGTCGAGGTCATGCACGCGCTCATGGCCGCGCATCCGCTCGGCCTGCTGGTGACGAACGGCGCCGACGGCCTGCAGGCGAACAGCATCCCCTTCATGGTCGACCCGAACCCGGCGCCGAACGGCACGATGATCGCCCACGTGGCGCGCGCCAACCCGCTGTGGCGCGAGTCGGCCGGCACGCCGGTGCTGGTGGTCTTCCAGGGCCCGCAGGCCTACGTGAGCCCGAGCGGCTATCCCAGCAAGGCCGAGCACGGCAAGGTGGTGCCGACCTGGAACTACATCATGGTGCAGGCGCGCGGCAGGCTGCGCGCGATCGACGATGCGGCGCATCTGCATGCGCTGGTATCGCGGCTGACGGCCACGCACGAGGCGGGGCGCAACAAGCCCTGGGCGGTGGACGACGCGCCGCGCGACTACATCGACGCGACGCTGAAGGCCATCGTCGGCATCGAGATCGAGATCGAGGCGCTGGTGGGCAAGTGGAAAGTCAGCCAGAACCGCGGCACCGCCGATCGCCAGGGCGTGGCCCGCATGCTGGCGGCCGAGGGCGGCGAGGCCGCCGAGGTCGCGCAGCAGGTGATGCGGCCGGGGCGGGCCTGA
- a CDS encoding OsmC family protein — translation MSDHFATVHWQRGEQPFSDRRYSRRHELHFDGGAVVAGSSSPHSVREPYSDASAVDPEEAFVASLSSCHMLWFLDLACRAGWVVDDYRDAAVGQMAKDERGRMSITVVTLRPAVRFAGDKRPDAAEIARLHHAAHEECFIANSVRSDVRCAPVIEED, via the coding sequence ATGTCCGACCACTTCGCCACCGTGCACTGGCAGCGCGGCGAGCAGCCCTTCAGCGACCGCCGCTACAGCCGGCGCCACGAGTTGCACTTCGACGGCGGCGCCGTCGTGGCCGGCTCCTCGTCACCGCATTCGGTGCGCGAGCCCTACTCGGACGCGAGCGCGGTCGACCCCGAGGAAGCCTTCGTCGCTTCGCTGTCGAGCTGCCACATGCTGTGGTTCCTCGACCTGGCCTGCCGCGCCGGCTGGGTGGTGGACGACTACCGCGATGCGGCCGTCGGCCAGATGGCCAAGGACGAGCGCGGCCGCATGTCGATCACGGTCGTCACGCTGCGCCCGGCCGTGCGCTTTGCCGGCGACAAGCGCCCGGACGCCGCCGAGATCGCCCGCCTGCACCACGCGGCCCACGAGGAGTGTTTCATCGCCAACTCGGTTCGCAGCGACGTGCGCTGCGCACCGGTCATAGAGGAAGACTGA